Proteins encoded together in one Triticum dicoccoides isolate Atlit2015 ecotype Zavitan chromosome 7B, WEW_v2.0, whole genome shotgun sequence window:
- the LOC119339705 gene encoding peroxidase P7-like — MAAFATRSAAFLGLAAVLCVLAGEASAQQLSPSFYSRSCPNLASIVRSGMTSALQTERRMGASILRLFFHDCFVNGCDGSILLDDTSTFTGEKNAGPNANSARGFEVIDALKTQVEAACRATVSCADILALAARDGVNLLGGPTWSVPLGRKDSRTASQSAANANLPGPGSSLATLITMFGNKNLSPRDMTALSGAHTIGRSQCQFFRNRIYNERNINASFAALRQRTCPRSGGNGNLAPFDVQTADGFDNAYYQNLVGQRGLLHSDQELFNGGSQDALVRQYSNSPSQFSADFVTAMLKMGGLLPSSGTQTEVRLNCRRPN, encoded by the exons ATGGCCGCCTTCGCCACCAGGTCGGCGGCCTTCCTCGGCCTCGCCGCCGTGCTCTGTGTCCTCGCCGGCGAGGCGAGCGCGCAGCAGCTCTCGCCCAGCTTCTACTCGAGGTCTTGCCCCAACCTGGCGTCCATCGTGCGGTCGGGGATGACCTCCGCGTTGCAGACGGAGAGGCGGATGGGCGCGTccatcctccgcctcttcttccacgactgcttcgtcaAT GGGTGTGACGGCTCCATTCTGCTTGACGACACGTCGACGTTCACCGGCGAGAAGAACGCCGGGCCGAACGCCAACTCGGCCCGCGGGTTCGAGGTGATCGACGCCCTCAAGACCCAGGTCGAGGCCGCGTGCAGGGCCaccgtctcctgcgccgacatccTCGCGCTCGCCGCCCGTGACGGAGTCAACCTG CTCGGAGGTCCCACCTGGAGCGTGCCGCTGGGGCGCAAGGACTCGCGCACGGCGAGTCAGAGCGCGGCCAACGCGAACCTGCCGGGGCCCGGCTCCAGCCTCGCCACGCTCATCACCATGTTCGGCAACAAGAACCTGTCGCCGCGGGACATGACGGCGCTCTCCGGCGCGCACACCATCGGGCGGTCGCAGTGCCAGTTCTTTCGCAACCGCATCTACAACGAGCGCAACATCAACGCCAGCTTCGCGGCGCTGCGGCAGCGGACGTGCCCGCGGTCCGGCGGCAACGGCAACCTCGCGCCCTTCGACGTGCAGACCGCCGACGGGTTCGACAACGCATACTACCAGAACCTGGTGGGGCAGCGCGGCCTCCTGCACTCGGACCAGGAGCTCTTCAACGGCGGGTCGCAGGATGCGCTGGTGAGGCAGTACAGCAACAGCCCCAGCCAGTTCTCCGCCGACTTCGTCACGGCCATGCTTAAGATGGGCGGCCTGCTGCCGTCGTCCGGGACGCAGACGGAGGTCAGGTTGAACTGCAGGAGACCCAACTAA